Part of the Virgibacillus necropolis genome, CAGCGGAAGCAGTAAAAATTAAACTGCCATTTACTAAAGAAGAACTTAGCAATTTATTAAACAACTTATTACTAAAAAATTCTGTTTCAAATGATGCGAAGCTTTATTTGCAAGTATCGCGGGGTTCAGCACCACGAAATCATATCTTTCCGAATAATATAGAAGCAAATGTATATGGTTATATAGAAGATCAGGCACGAAATGTAGCTGGATTACAAGATGGTGTTAAAACCATTACTGAGCGCGATATTCGCTGGGAATATTGTTTTGTGAAAAGTTTAAATTTGTTACCGAATGTCTTAGCAAAACAAACCGCAAATGAACAAGGAGCATACGATGCAATCCTGCACAAAGATGGCATTGTAACTGAGTGCAGCTCTGCTAATGTTTATATGATAAAAGATGGCACAGTTTATACGTATCCTACCACAAAAAGGATATTACATGGATGTGTTCGGATGCGAATCGAAAAGTTTGTGCAAGATTTGACTATTCCTTTGAACGAAGATGGTTTTTCGGTTGAAGATATCGCTCTTGCTGATGAAATGTTTTTAACAAGTAGTACATCGGAAGTTCTTCCGATTGTCACTGTGGATGATACACAAATCGGCAATGGCCAACCTGGTCCAATAACCAGAAAACTACAAAATGCATATGAAGAAGATGCGAATATAGTCACTAAAAAAATTGAACAAACCAATTAATACTGATGAAATTCCCTTATTACAAATAATAAGGGATTTTTTTTATAAAGAAAAACCGAAATGAATTTTCACAAAATTCTACCATTCCATTTGATTCGTAGTTCGAAATAGTTTAGACTAAATGAAACTTTTAAAAACGTTTAGGGGGACTTTTTCATGACAATTAATAAGCGCGCGGTAACCGCTAAAGATCTAACAAGGTTTGCTGTTTATAGTGATCCACAGTACACACCAAATGGCGATACATATGCATTTGTTTC contains:
- the dat gene encoding D-amino-acid transaminase translates to MSVYPIMLSQTKFTHRDNLNYPFEERALQFGDGVYEVVRIYNGTYYLINEHIDRLFRSAEAVKIKLPFTKEELSNLLNNLLLKNSVSNDAKLYLQVSRGSAPRNHIFPNNIEANVYGYIEDQARNVAGLQDGVKTITERDIRWEYCFVKSLNLLPNVLAKQTANEQGAYDAILHKDGIVTECSSANVYMIKDGTVYTYPTTKRILHGCVRMRIEKFVQDLTIPLNEDGFSVEDIALADEMFLTSSTSEVLPIVTVDDTQIGNGQPGPITRKLQNAYEEDANIVTKKIEQTN